One window of Campylobacter avium LMG 24591 genomic DNA carries:
- a CDS encoding sialidase family protein, giving the protein MRIFVIFFVLLILLMIFMFVNNPLKDVNFNNMSFVPSPKFEDESSAHNFTLSLDNSLNSAHSSSLAHTKKGLMVVFFAGSREGATDVAIYRSFLSDEQSLKKPEKILDAKMLSEFSNKFIKKLGNPVIFTDLNSKTHLFVVGVSLGGWSTSKIYHLVFDENLQKLSFVRELKLGLFANFSHLVRNHPISLQEPNSGANKGFILPIYHEFAMKFPLLAYFDESGNFIYAKKINELKNQLQPSISALNEKEILLSFRSFNSYDNDIFLQKCDTKLTCDEPLRTKLKNYDNSNLLFSFYNSNNELRSFLIQNKSDDEKNRRKELALYYLNGSDFCELYVIDKGNEVSYPSIAIDDNSLYLSYTYNRKNIKVDVKTLAFIENMIKDKKCF; this is encoded by the coding sequence ATGAGAATTTTTGTAATTTTTTTTGTTTTGCTTATCTTACTTATGATTTTTATGTTTGTGAACAATCCTTTAAAAGATGTGAATTTTAATAATATGAGCTTTGTGCCAAGCCCTAAATTTGAGGATGAAAGCTCGGCACATAATTTTACCCTTAGCTTAGATAATAGCCTAAATTCAGCCCACTCTTCATCATTAGCACATACAAAAAAGGGCTTAATGGTAGTATTTTTCGCTGGCAGCAGGGAGGGTGCCACTGATGTTGCTATATATAGAAGCTTTTTAAGCGATGAGCAGTCTTTAAAAAAGCCTGAAAAAATTTTAGACGCTAAAATGCTCTCAGAATTTAGCAATAAATTCATAAAAAAACTTGGAAATCCGGTAATTTTTACAGATTTAAATTCAAAAACACATCTTTTTGTTGTGGGGGTTTCGCTTGGCGGCTGGTCTACTTCTAAAATTTATCATCTTGTTTTTGATGAGAATTTGCAAAAGCTCAGTTTTGTCAGAGAGCTTAAATTAGGCCTTTTTGCTAATTTTTCTCATCTTGTTAGAAATCACCCAATCTCCTTACAAGAGCCAAATTCCGGCGCGAATAAAGGCTTTATCTTGCCAATATATCACGAATTTGCTATGAAATTTCCGCTTTTAGCTTATTTTGACGAGAGCGGAAATTTTATTTATGCAAAAAAAATTAATGAGCTTAAAAACCAGCTTCAACCAAGCATAAGTGCATTAAATGAAAAGGAAATTTTGCTTAGCTTTCGTTCTTTTAACTCTTATGACAATGATATATTCTTGCAAAAGTGTGATACAAAGCTTACTTGTGATGAGCCTTTAAGAACTAAGCTTAAAAATTATGATAACTCAAATTTACTTTTTTCTTTTTATAACTCAAATAATGAACTTAGAAGTTTTTTGATACAAAATAAAAGCGATGATGAGAAAAACAGACGCAAAGAACTTGCTCTTTATTACCTTAACGGTAGCGATTTTTGCGAACTTTATGTCATAGATAAAGGGAATGAAGTTTCATACCCAAGCATTGCTATAGATGATAATTCTTTGTACTTAAGCTACACCTATAATAGAAAAAA
- the acpP gene encoding acyl carrier protein, which produces MATFDDVKAVVVEQLSVDGDSVKMESKIIDDLGADSLDVVELIMALEEKFGVEIPDSDAEKLVKIEDVVNYIENLKK; this is translated from the coding sequence ATGGCAACTTTTGATGATGTTAAAGCTGTTGTTGTAGAACAATTAAGCGTTGACGGTGATTCTGTAAAGATGGAATCTAAGATTATTGATGATTTGGGTGCTGACTCACTGGATGTTGTTGAGCTTATCATGGCTTTAGAGGAAAAATTCGGTGTAGAAATACCTGACAGCGACGCTGAAAAACTAGTCAAAATAGAGGATGTTGTAAACTACATAGAAAACCTCAAAAAATAA